A window of the Streptomyces griseochromogenes genome harbors these coding sequences:
- a CDS encoding aldehyde dehydrogenase (NADP(+)), giving the protein MAAAPVWSVDPRTGKQREQVAVEATAQEVDAAVEAAHAARAALADRSVRSAFLRSAAAGLDAARDGLIETADAETALGPVRLTGELARTTYQLQSFADIVDEGAFLDVVINHPDDTATPPVPDLRRHKVPLGVVAVYSASNFPFAFSVAGGDTASALAAGCPVVVKAHPDHPALSELVAKVLRRAAAEHDIPEGVVGLVHGFDAGVDLIRHPLVAAAGFTGSVRGGRALFDAAAAREVPIPFHGELGSLNPVVVTEAAAAERAEVIGSGLAGSMTLGVGQFCVKPGLVLVPSGAAGDGLVKALTAAVADTDAGVLLDHRMRDNFIAGVAERAQLPEVETPVTPGAGGEHSVSAGFLTVPARKLAEEGAYDLLLEECFGPVTVVVRYEDADEATAVLSRLPGNLTATVHLSGAEAAGEGRGAEILAELTALAGRVLVNGWPTGVAVAPAQHHGGPYPATTSTSTSVGGTAIERWLRPVVYQGTPEALLPKELHDENPLGLPRRFNGVLER; this is encoded by the coding sequence GTGGCAGCAGCACCAGTCTGGAGCGTCGACCCGCGCACCGGGAAGCAGCGTGAACAGGTTGCGGTGGAGGCCACAGCCCAGGAGGTGGACGCGGCCGTCGAGGCGGCACACGCCGCGCGAGCCGCCCTCGCCGACCGCTCGGTCCGCTCCGCCTTCCTGCGCTCGGCCGCGGCCGGCCTGGACGCCGCCCGGGACGGCCTGATCGAGACGGCCGACGCCGAGACCGCCCTCGGCCCCGTCCGGCTGACCGGCGAACTCGCCCGTACGACCTACCAGTTGCAGTCCTTCGCCGACATCGTCGACGAGGGCGCGTTCCTGGACGTCGTCATCAACCACCCCGACGACACCGCCACCCCGCCCGTCCCGGACCTGCGCCGCCACAAGGTCCCGCTGGGCGTCGTGGCCGTCTACTCCGCCTCCAACTTCCCCTTCGCCTTCTCCGTCGCCGGAGGCGACACCGCGAGCGCGCTGGCCGCGGGCTGCCCGGTGGTGGTCAAGGCCCACCCCGACCACCCGGCCCTGTCCGAGCTGGTCGCCAAGGTGCTGCGCCGGGCCGCGGCCGAACACGACATCCCCGAGGGCGTCGTAGGCCTCGTGCACGGCTTCGACGCGGGCGTCGATCTGATCAGGCACCCGCTGGTCGCCGCCGCGGGCTTCACCGGCTCGGTGCGCGGCGGGCGGGCGCTGTTCGACGCGGCCGCCGCGCGTGAGGTGCCGATCCCGTTCCACGGTGAACTGGGCTCGCTGAACCCGGTCGTGGTGACCGAGGCGGCCGCGGCCGAGCGGGCGGAGGTCATCGGGTCCGGGCTCGCCGGATCCATGACCCTGGGTGTCGGCCAGTTCTGCGTGAAGCCGGGTCTGGTGCTGGTGCCGTCCGGCGCGGCGGGCGACGGCCTCGTCAAGGCCCTCACCGCCGCCGTCGCCGACACCGACGCGGGTGTCCTCCTCGACCACCGCATGCGGGACAACTTCATCGCGGGCGTCGCCGAGCGCGCACAGCTGCCCGAGGTGGAGACGCCGGTCACGCCGGGCGCGGGGGGCGAGCACTCGGTGAGCGCGGGCTTCCTCACGGTTCCGGCGCGCAAGCTGGCCGAGGAGGGGGCGTACGACCTGCTGCTGGAGGAGTGCTTCGGGCCGGTGACCGTGGTGGTCCGGTACGAGGACGCGGACGAGGCCACGGCGGTGCTGTCGCGGCTGCCGGGCAACCTGACGGCGACGGTTCACCTGTCCGGTGCGGAGGCCGCGGGCGAGGGGCGTGGTGCCGAGATCCTCGCGGAGCTGACGGCGCTGGCCGGGCGGGTGCTGGTGAACGGGTGGCCGACGGGTGTCGCCGTGGCTCCGGCCCAGCATCACGGAGGGCCGTACCCCGCGACCACCTCCACGTCCACGTCCGTGGGCGGTACGGCCATCGAGCGGTGGTTGCGGCCGGTCGTCTATCAGGGGACGCCCGAGGCTCTGCTGCCCAAGGAGCTCCATGACGAGAATCCGCTGGGGCTTCCTCGGCGGTTCAACGGGGTTCTGGAGCGGTAG
- a CDS encoding IclR family transcriptional regulator, which translates to MSAGETGGGAQVKSAVRTVELLEYFAGKPGMHSLAAVQEAVGYPKSSLYMLLRTLVELGWVETDATGTRYGIGVRALLVGTSYIDGDEVVAAARPTLDRLSDDTTETIHLARLDGTNVVYLATRQSQHYLRPFTRVGRRLPAHSTSLGKALLATHTDEQVRKLLPETLPALTEHTITDREKLIEELHQVREQGFAVDREENTLGLRCFGVAIPYRTPARDAISCSVPVARLTPAHEQMIKDALFDARDRLTLATRRL; encoded by the coding sequence ATGTCGGCAGGCGAGACAGGCGGCGGGGCGCAGGTCAAGTCCGCGGTGCGGACCGTTGAATTGCTCGAGTACTTCGCCGGCAAACCCGGCATGCACTCCCTCGCGGCCGTCCAGGAGGCCGTGGGCTATCCCAAGTCCAGTCTGTACATGCTGCTGCGCACACTCGTGGAGCTGGGCTGGGTGGAGACGGACGCGACGGGCACACGGTACGGCATCGGGGTGCGGGCGCTGCTGGTCGGCACGTCCTACATCGACGGCGACGAGGTGGTGGCGGCGGCCCGGCCGACCCTCGACCGCCTCTCGGACGACACGACCGAGACGATCCACCTGGCCCGTCTCGACGGCACGAACGTGGTCTACCTGGCCACCCGCCAGTCGCAGCACTACCTGCGCCCTTTCACCCGCGTCGGCCGGCGCCTGCCCGCCCACTCCACATCGCTCGGCAAGGCGCTGCTGGCGACCCACACCGACGAACAGGTCCGCAAGCTCCTCCCGGAGACCCTCCCCGCGCTGACCGAGCACACGATCACCGACCGCGAGAAGCTCATCGAGGAACTGCACCAGGTCCGCGAGCAGGGCTTCGCCGTCGACCGGGAGGAGAACACGCTGGGCCTGCGCTGCTTCGGCGTCGCGATCCCGTACCGCACCCCGGCCCGGGACGCGATCAGCTGCTCGGTACCGGTGGCCCGTCTGACCCCGGCCCACGAACAGATGATCAAGGACGCCCTCTTCGACGCGAGGGACCGGCTGACGCTGGCGACGCGAAGGCTGTGA
- a CDS encoding sensor histidine kinase produces MTEALRLLFGGRARRRWIHLILGGALAMPYVLVGSVIVGPFTGVNDVFGSLPLQLASFAVGLPIATVTSFFPLTRPLEVGAARALCGVDADALAHGPARTRAERGRTAAWFTLHLGLGGIIAGMSLAVPPFAVVLIVLPLFAQLRDSPLGLPDALDHPWALALCPVAGLATLVALAACAAACGALLARWAPVLLGPTPEDRLAAAEARAADLAVRNRLARELHDSVGHALSAVTLQASAARRVLDSDPDFVREALAAIEDTTRRTVGELDAVLGVLRDGDAPGTAPAPTLAADLAGLLRRTRAGGQRVTATVDADPAALPPLVSREAYRIVQEGLSNALKHADEPVGLRISTSDGHLEITVENPLGARRAPRPGGGHGLRGIADRVRLLGGTSHAGASDGAWRLHVRLPLKGAA; encoded by the coding sequence GTGACCGAGGCGTTGAGGCTCCTGTTCGGCGGGCGGGCGCGGCGTCGCTGGATCCATCTGATCCTGGGCGGCGCGCTCGCCATGCCGTACGTCCTCGTCGGCTCGGTGATCGTGGGGCCCTTCACCGGCGTGAACGACGTCTTCGGCTCGCTGCCCCTGCAACTCGCCTCGTTCGCCGTCGGGTTGCCGATCGCCACCGTCACCTCGTTCTTCCCGCTGACCCGGCCGCTGGAGGTCGGCGCCGCCCGCGCCCTGTGCGGCGTCGACGCGGACGCCCTCGCCCACGGCCCGGCCCGCACCCGGGCCGAACGAGGCCGTACGGCCGCCTGGTTCACGCTGCATCTGGGGCTCGGCGGGATCATCGCGGGGATGTCGCTGGCCGTTCCGCCGTTCGCGGTGGTGCTGATCGTGCTGCCCCTGTTCGCGCAGCTCCGCGACTCCCCGCTCGGGCTGCCGGACGCCCTCGACCATCCCTGGGCCCTGGCGCTCTGCCCCGTCGCGGGCCTGGCCACGCTGGTCGCCCTGGCCGCGTGCGCCGCCGCCTGCGGGGCTCTGCTCGCCCGCTGGGCACCCGTCCTGCTGGGGCCGACCCCCGAGGACCGGCTCGCGGCGGCCGAGGCACGCGCCGCCGACCTCGCCGTGCGCAACCGGCTCGCCCGCGAGCTGCACGACTCCGTGGGCCACGCGCTGAGCGCCGTCACCCTCCAGGCGAGCGCCGCCCGCCGGGTCCTGGACAGCGATCCGGACTTCGTCCGCGAGGCGCTCGCCGCGATCGAGGACACCACCCGGCGCACGGTCGGCGAACTCGACGCGGTGCTCGGCGTGTTGCGGGACGGCGACGCCCCGGGCACCGCGCCGGCGCCGACCCTCGCGGCCGATCTGGCCGGGCTGCTGCGCCGGACCAGGGCGGGCGGACAGCGCGTCACGGCCACCGTCGACGCCGACCCCGCCGCCCTGCCCCCGCTGGTCTCCCGGGAGGCGTACCGGATCGTCCAGGAGGGCCTGAGCAACGCCCTCAAGCACGCGGACGAACCGGTCGGCCTGCGTATCTCCACCTCCGACGGCCACCTGGAGATCACCGTCGAGAACCCCCTCGGCGCCCGCCGCGCTCCGCGCCCCGGCGGCGGCCACGGCCTGCGCGGCATCGCCGACCGGGTCCGGTTGCTGGGCGGTACCTCGCACGCGGGCGCGTCCGACGGTGCCTGGCGTCTGCACGTCCGGCTGCCGCTGAAGGGAGCCGCGTGA
- a CDS encoding response regulator transcription factor: MSRPAIRVVLADDERMVRTALRAILSAEPGLEVVGEAATGAEAVSVVRELRPDVVLMDVRMPEIDGIRATEQILATLDEPPRVVVVTTFENDSYVYDALRAGAAGFLLKRADADALVQAVRLVARTDSLLFPSAVRSLAAEHARRAARPPAWVSRLTGRESEVLRHMAGGLTNAEIARRMEVGPATVKSHVAAVLAKTGTRDRTQAVIAAYEAGFLNVG; this comes from the coding sequence ATGAGCCGGCCCGCGATCCGGGTCGTCCTCGCAGACGACGAGCGCATGGTCCGTACGGCCCTGCGCGCCATCCTCTCCGCCGAGCCCGGCCTGGAGGTGGTCGGCGAGGCGGCGACCGGCGCCGAGGCCGTGTCCGTCGTACGGGAGCTGCGCCCCGACGTCGTCCTGATGGACGTCCGCATGCCCGAGATCGACGGCATCCGGGCCACCGAGCAGATCCTCGCCACGCTCGACGAGCCGCCCCGGGTCGTGGTCGTGACCACCTTCGAGAACGACTCGTACGTGTACGACGCGCTGCGCGCCGGGGCCGCCGGGTTCCTGCTCAAGCGGGCGGACGCCGACGCGCTGGTCCAGGCGGTGCGGCTGGTCGCGCGCACCGACAGCCTGCTGTTCCCGTCGGCCGTACGGTCCCTCGCGGCCGAGCACGCGCGCAGGGCGGCGCGGCCTCCGGCGTGGGTGAGCAGGCTCACGGGGCGGGAGAGCGAGGTGCTGCGGCACATGGCGGGCGGGCTGACCAACGCGGAGATCGCCCGGCGCATGGAGGTCGGCCCCGCCACCGTGAAGTCGCACGTCGCGGCGGTGCTGGCGAAGACGGGCACCCGGGACCGGACGCAGGCGGTGATCGCCGCGTACGAGGCCGGTTTCCTGAACGTGGGATGA
- a CDS encoding peptidoglycan D,D-transpeptidase FtsI family protein, with product MNKTIRRASVFALLLVLALLVRATWVQYYDGKALAEDNDNRRNAIGTYSRPLGNIIVAGDSITGSARTKGGDLAYKRTYKNGKLYAAVTGYASQAYAPTQLEGIYKDLLNGTDNRLKTVLDTVTGKRADPGNVLTTIDPAVQKAAYDALGGNKGAAVAIDPKTGKILAVASTPSYDPAQLTDANTAGSAWKLLNADKDKPLTNRALRQPLPPGSTFKLVVAAAALESGLYEKVDDPTRSPDPYTMPGTTRPLENENRSAPCENASIRVALRYSCNNVFGKMAVDLGQDKVKAMAEKFGFNDDERDVPVRAYASVYPSDMDKAQTALSGIGQFDVTATPLQMAMVSAAIANGGKLVSPHMVSQITDSDGDVLKDYDDSADTKQIVSSGTAEQLRSAMETVVKDGTGTNALIDGATVGGKTGTAQHGENNSKTPYAWFTSYGKSDGSGKEVAVAVMVEQSDAARSEVSGNGLAAPVAKAMMQAALK from the coding sequence ATGAACAAGACGATCAGGCGAGCGTCCGTCTTCGCGCTGCTGCTCGTGCTCGCCCTGCTGGTCAGGGCGACCTGGGTGCAGTACTACGACGGCAAGGCCCTCGCGGAAGACAACGACAACCGGCGGAACGCGATCGGGACGTACTCACGCCCGCTCGGGAACATCATCGTGGCCGGCGACTCGATCACCGGCTCGGCACGGACCAAGGGGGGCGATCTCGCTTACAAGCGCACGTACAAGAACGGCAAGCTGTATGCGGCGGTGACGGGCTACGCCTCGCAGGCCTACGCCCCGACACAGCTGGAGGGCATCTACAAGGACCTGCTCAACGGCACGGACAACCGGCTGAAGACCGTGCTGGACACGGTCACCGGCAAGCGCGCCGACCCGGGCAACGTGCTCACGACGATCGACCCGGCGGTGCAGAAGGCGGCGTACGATGCGCTCGGCGGCAACAAGGGCGCGGCCGTCGCGATCGACCCGAAGACCGGCAAGATCCTCGCGGTGGCGTCGACCCCGTCCTACGACCCCGCGCAGCTCACCGACGCGAACACGGCCGGGTCGGCCTGGAAGCTGCTCAACGCGGACAAGGACAAGCCGCTCACCAACCGGGCGCTGCGCCAGCCACTGCCGCCGGGCTCGACGTTCAAGCTGGTCGTGGCGGCGGCCGCGCTGGAGAGCGGGCTGTACGAGAAGGTGGACGACCCCACCCGCAGCCCCGACCCGTACACCATGCCGGGCACGACGCGCCCGCTGGAGAACGAGAACAGGTCGGCCCCGTGCGAGAACGCCTCGATCCGGGTCGCCCTGCGCTACTCCTGCAACAACGTCTTCGGCAAGATGGCCGTCGACCTCGGCCAGGACAAGGTGAAGGCGATGGCCGAGAAGTTCGGCTTCAACGACGACGAGCGGGATGTGCCCGTGCGGGCCTACGCCAGCGTGTACCCCTCGGACATGGACAAGGCGCAGACCGCGCTCTCCGGCATCGGCCAGTTCGACGTCACCGCGACGCCGCTGCAGATGGCCATGGTGTCGGCCGCCATAGCCAACGGCGGCAAGCTGGTCTCGCCGCATATGGTCTCGCAGATCACCGACAGCGACGGCGACGTGCTGAAGGACTACGACGACAGCGCGGACACGAAGCAGATCGTCAGCTCCGGCACGGCCGAGCAGTTGCGGTCGGCGATGGAGACGGTGGTGAAGGACGGCACCGGTACGAACGCGCTGATCGACGGGGCGACCGTCGGCGGCAAGACCGGTACGGCCCAGCACGGCGAGAACAACAGCAAGACGCCGTACGCCTGGTTCACCTCGTACGGCAAGTCGGACGGCAGCGGCAAGGAGGTCGCCGTCGCGGTGATGGTGGAGCAGTCGGATGCGGCGCGGTCGGAGGTCAGCGGTAACGGGCTGGCCGCGCCGGTGGCGAAGGCGATGATGCAGGCGGCGTTGAAGTGA
- a CDS encoding NCS2 family permease — translation MSDTKKAADRPRAAFPAANSLDRFFEISARGSTFGREIRGGFATFFTMAYILVLNPIILGSAEDKFHHHLDTGQLVTATALVACVMTIVMGVGGNLPLAIAAGLGLNAVVAFQLAPLMSWPDAMGLVVLEGLLICLLVLTGLREAIMNAIPQQLKQAIGVGIGLFIAFIGFVDAGFVSRVPDAANTTVPVQLGAVGRLTGWPVLVFCLGVLLTIALLARKVKGAILISIVTMTVVAIVIDAVAGIKSWGLTTPKVPDRIVDTPDFGLVGHFSLFGGFAKAGVLTAVLLVFTLILSDFFDAMGTIVGISAEAGLLDEKGQVPGIGRVLFIDGAAAVAGGAGSASSNTAYIESAAGVGEGARTGFANLITGGLFGLALFLTPLLTIVPLQAAAPALIAVGFLMMTHVKHIDWDTHEIAIPSFLTIAAMPFTYSITDGIGAGFVSYVLIKAVLGKAKEVNWLLWGVSALFLVYFAIDPVEQILGVR, via the coding sequence ATGTCCGACACCAAGAAGGCGGCCGACCGGCCAAGGGCCGCGTTCCCCGCGGCGAACAGCCTCGACCGGTTCTTCGAGATCTCCGCACGGGGATCCACCTTCGGCCGGGAGATACGCGGCGGCTTCGCCACGTTCTTCACCATGGCCTACATCCTTGTCCTGAATCCGATCATCCTCGGCAGCGCCGAGGACAAGTTCCACCACCACCTCGACACCGGCCAACTCGTCACCGCCACCGCTCTGGTGGCCTGTGTGATGACGATCGTGATGGGCGTCGGCGGCAACCTGCCCCTCGCGATCGCCGCAGGCCTCGGCCTCAACGCCGTCGTCGCCTTCCAGCTGGCCCCGCTGATGAGCTGGCCCGACGCGATGGGGCTGGTCGTCCTCGAAGGCCTGCTCATCTGCCTCCTGGTCCTCACCGGACTCCGGGAAGCGATCATGAACGCGATCCCGCAGCAGCTGAAGCAGGCCATCGGCGTCGGCATCGGACTGTTCATCGCCTTCATCGGCTTCGTCGACGCCGGGTTCGTCAGCCGCGTCCCGGACGCCGCGAACACCACGGTGCCCGTGCAGCTCGGCGCCGTCGGCCGCCTCACCGGCTGGCCCGTGCTGGTGTTCTGTCTCGGTGTCCTGCTGACCATCGCTCTGCTGGCCCGCAAGGTGAAGGGCGCGATCCTCATCAGCATCGTGACGATGACCGTCGTCGCGATCGTCATCGACGCCGTCGCCGGTATCAAGAGCTGGGGCCTGACCACCCCCAAGGTCCCGGACAGGATCGTCGACACCCCGGACTTCGGACTCGTGGGTCACTTCAGCCTGTTCGGCGGCTTCGCCAAGGCCGGTGTCCTCACCGCCGTCCTGCTGGTCTTCACCCTGATCCTGTCGGACTTCTTCGACGCCATGGGCACCATCGTCGGCATCAGCGCCGAGGCCGGACTGCTCGACGAGAAGGGGCAGGTGCCGGGGATCGGGCGCGTGCTGTTCATCGACGGCGCCGCGGCGGTCGCCGGCGGTGCCGGCTCCGCCTCCTCCAACACCGCCTACATCGAGTCCGCGGCCGGAGTCGGCGAGGGCGCCCGCACCGGCTTCGCCAACCTGATCACCGGCGGCCTCTTCGGACTGGCCCTCTTCCTCACCCCGCTGCTGACCATCGTCCCGCTCCAGGCGGCCGCGCCCGCGCTGATCGCGGTGGGCTTCCTGATGATGACCCATGTCAAGCACATCGACTGGGACACGCACGAGATCGCCATCCCGTCGTTCCTCACCATCGCCGCGATGCCGTTCACCTACTCGATAACCGATGGCATCGGCGCGGGCTTCGTGTCGTACGTCCTCATCAAGGCGGTGCTGGGCAAGGCGAAGGAGGTCAACTGGTTGCTGTGGGGGGTGTCGGCACTGTTCCTGGTGTACTTCGCGATCGATCCGGTGGAGCAGATTCTGGGGGTCAGGTAG
- a CDS encoding glycoside hydrolase family 43 protein, translated as MREKTENPDIAGAVDVQEALRRQLTSLTVNPRHGTVLPVTGAGYERLLRTYG; from the coding sequence ATGCGGGAGAAGACCGAGAATCCCGACATCGCGGGCGCGGTCGACGTCCAGGAGGCGCTGCGCAGGCAACTCACGTCCCTCACCGTGAACCCCCGCCACGGCACGGTGCTGCCGGTGACGGGGGCCGGGTACGAGCGGCTGCTCAGGACGTACGGCTGA
- a CDS encoding HAD family acid phosphatase, with the protein MRKSLRAGAIAAACALAGGALYGAGAATAGQSTANSTHEPYNIGLLAKDIDTYYGTTADSNGVYQASPDSPYAKDLARMDRDAKRYIDRAARKAVRHGEKPAVVFDIDDTLLLSLDYEKRYNYTFNPTTWNDYVNKADRPAVFGSPELVRYAESQGVEVFYNSGLSEAQRTAAVANLKKIGADVNLDADHMFLKDKANPPAYLGDCATPGAWNCTTVQYKSGTRKHIEDDLGYEVIANFGDQYSDLDGGYADRTYKLPNPTYFVS; encoded by the coding sequence ATGCGGAAGTCCCTCAGAGCGGGCGCGATCGCTGCTGCCTGTGCTCTCGCCGGCGGTGCGCTGTACGGTGCCGGCGCGGCCACGGCCGGTCAGTCGACGGCGAACTCGACCCACGAGCCCTACAACATCGGGCTCCTGGCGAAGGACATCGACACGTACTACGGCACCACCGCCGACAGCAACGGCGTCTACCAGGCGTCCCCGGACAGCCCGTACGCCAAGGACCTGGCGCGCATGGACCGCGACGCCAAGCGCTACATAGACAGGGCGGCCCGCAAGGCGGTCCGTCACGGGGAGAAGCCGGCCGTCGTCTTCGACATCGACGACACGCTGCTGCTCAGCCTCGACTACGAGAAGCGCTACAACTACACGTTCAACCCCACCACGTGGAACGACTACGTGAACAAGGCCGACCGGCCGGCGGTGTTCGGCAGCCCCGAGCTGGTGCGGTACGCCGAGTCCCAGGGCGTCGAGGTCTTCTACAACTCCGGTCTCAGCGAGGCGCAGCGCACCGCCGCCGTCGCGAACCTGAAGAAGATCGGCGCCGATGTGAACCTCGACGCCGACCACATGTTCCTCAAGGACAAGGCCAACCCGCCGGCCTACCTGGGCGACTGCGCCACCCCGGGCGCCTGGAACTGCACGACGGTGCAGTACAAGTCCGGCACCCGCAAGCACATCGAGGACGACCTCGGGTACGAGGTCATCGCCAACTTCGGCGACCAGTACTCGGACCTGGACGGCGGCTACGCCGACCGCACCTACAAGCTGCCCAACCCGACGTACTTCGTCTCCTGA
- the araD gene encoding L-arabinonate dehydratase — MVPVKRPEELRSHRWYGTDGLRSFSHRARTRQLGYLPEEHLGKPVVAILNTWSDINPCHVHLRERAQAVKRGVWQAGGFPLEFPVSTLSETFQKPTPMLYRNLLAMETEELLRSYPVDGAVLMGGCDKSTPALLMGAASVDLPTVFVPAGPMLPGHWRGEVLGSGTDMWKYWDDKRAGLVGDCEMAELESGLARSPGHCMTMGTASTLTAAAEALGVTVPGASSIPAVDSGHDRMAARAGLTVVELVRKDRGLSTILTREAFEDAVTTVLGLGGSTNAVIHLIAMAGRAGVRLTLDDFDRIARTVPVLADVRPGGQRHLMEDFHFAGGLPGFLSRIPDLLHLDRPTVSYDTLREQLRGARVHDDDVIRPRDNPVASEGGVAVLRGNLCPDGAVIKHIAAEPRLLRHTGPAVVFDDYRTMQRTIDDPSLGITADSVLVLRGAGPKGGPGMPEYGMLPLPAHLLKQGVRDMVRISDARMSGTSYGACVLHVAPESHIGGPLALVRDGDLITLDVDARTLRLHVDDAELERRRTRWTPPPVRHERGYGLLYNAQITQADTGCDFEFLARPGTVPDPYAG; from the coding sequence ATGGTCCCTGTGAAGCGGCCGGAGGAACTCAGAAGTCATCGGTGGTACGGCACCGACGGGCTCCGCTCCTTCAGCCACCGCGCCCGCACCCGCCAGCTCGGCTACCTGCCCGAAGAACACCTCGGCAAGCCGGTCGTCGCGATCCTCAACACCTGGTCCGACATCAACCCCTGCCATGTGCATCTGCGGGAGCGGGCCCAGGCCGTCAAGCGCGGGGTGTGGCAGGCGGGCGGCTTCCCGCTGGAGTTCCCGGTCTCCACCCTCAGCGAGACCTTCCAGAAGCCGACCCCGATGCTCTACCGCAACCTGCTCGCGATGGAGACCGAGGAGCTGCTGCGGTCCTATCCCGTGGACGGCGCCGTCCTGATGGGCGGCTGCGACAAGTCCACCCCGGCGCTGCTGATGGGCGCGGCCTCCGTGGACCTGCCCACCGTCTTCGTACCGGCGGGGCCCATGCTCCCGGGGCACTGGCGGGGCGAGGTCCTCGGCTCCGGCACCGACATGTGGAAGTACTGGGACGACAAGCGGGCCGGCCTCGTCGGCGACTGCGAGATGGCCGAGCTGGAGAGCGGCCTCGCCCGCTCGCCCGGCCACTGCATGACCATGGGAACGGCATCCACGCTGACCGCGGCCGCCGAGGCGCTCGGCGTGACCGTGCCGGGCGCGTCCAGCATCCCGGCCGTCGACTCCGGGCACGACCGGATGGCGGCGAGGGCGGGCCTGACCGTCGTCGAACTGGTCCGCAAGGACCGCGGACTCTCCACGATCCTGACCCGTGAGGCCTTCGAGGACGCGGTCACCACCGTGCTCGGTCTCGGCGGCTCCACCAACGCCGTGATCCATCTGATCGCCATGGCGGGCCGGGCCGGGGTGAGGCTGACCCTGGACGACTTCGACCGCATCGCCCGCACGGTCCCGGTCCTCGCCGATGTCCGCCCCGGCGGACAGCGCCACCTCATGGAGGACTTCCACTTCGCGGGCGGCCTGCCCGGCTTCCTCTCCCGGATCCCGGACCTGCTCCACCTCGACCGGCCGACGGTGTCGTACGACACCCTGCGCGAGCAGCTGCGGGGCGCGCGGGTGCACGACGACGACGTCATCCGCCCCCGCGACAACCCGGTCGCGAGCGAGGGCGGGGTCGCCGTGCTGCGCGGCAACCTCTGCCCGGACGGCGCCGTCATCAAGCACATCGCCGCCGAGCCCCGTCTGCTCAGGCACACCGGACCCGCGGTCGTCTTCGACGACTACAGGACCATGCAGCGCACCATCGACGACCCGTCGCTCGGCATCACCGCGGACAGTGTGCTGGTGCTGCGGGGCGCCGGACCCAAGGGCGGTCCCGGCATGCCCGAGTACGGCATGCTCCCCCTGCCGGCCCATCTGCTGAAGCAGGGCGTACGGGACATGGTGCGGATCTCCGACGCCCGTATGAGCGGGACGAGTTACGGCGCCTGTGTGCTGCACGTGGCACCGGAGTCGCACATCGGCGGACCGCTGGCGCTGGTGCGCGACGGAGACCTCATCACCCTGGACGTCGACGCCCGCACCCTCCGGCTCCATGTGGACGACGCGGAGCTGGAGCGCAGGCGGACGCGGTGGACACCACCGCCCGTCCGTCACGAGCGCGGCTACGGCCTGCTCTACAACGCGCAGATCACCCAGGCCGACACCGGCTGCGACTTCGAGTTCCTGGCCCGCCCCGGCACGGTGCCGGACCCGTACGCGGGCTGA
- a CDS encoding dihydrodipicolinate synthase family protein: MSGVTFETQRAALADVVAIPVTPFAEDGSVARDTHRALLRRLLDAGITTLTPNGNTGEFYALTPEERRLVAELTVAEAGDRAVILAGVGHDLPTAIASARHARDLGARMVMVHQPVHPYISAAGWVDYHRAIAESVPGLGVVPYIRDDRLPGARLAELADHCPNVVGVKYAVPDAARFAAFARDAGLDRFVWVAGLAEPYAPSYFSAGATGFTSGLVNVAPAVSLTMREALRTGDYPAAMKVWEQIRRFEELRAAHGSAHNVTVVKEALAALGLCRGEVRPPSGQLPEDERAEVAAIVAGWSL; encoded by the coding sequence ATGAGCGGCGTGACGTTCGAGACCCAACGGGCGGCCCTGGCCGACGTGGTGGCCATCCCGGTGACCCCCTTCGCCGAGGACGGCTCCGTCGCGCGGGACACCCACCGGGCCCTGCTGCGCCGCCTGCTCGACGCCGGGATCACCACCCTCACCCCGAACGGCAACACCGGTGAGTTCTACGCCCTCACCCCCGAAGAGCGCCGCCTGGTCGCCGAGTTGACCGTGGCGGAGGCCGGCGACCGCGCCGTGATCCTGGCCGGCGTCGGCCACGACCTGCCCACCGCGATCGCCTCCGCCCGCCATGCCCGCGACCTCGGCGCCCGGATGGTGATGGTCCACCAGCCGGTGCACCCGTATATCTCGGCCGCCGGCTGGGTCGACTACCACCGCGCCATCGCCGAGTCCGTGCCCGGCCTGGGCGTGGTCCCCTACATCCGCGACGACCGGCTGCCCGGCGCCCGCCTCGCCGAACTCGCCGACCACTGCCCGAACGTCGTCGGAGTGAAGTACGCCGTCCCGGACGCCGCACGGTTCGCGGCCTTCGCGCGGGACGCGGGCCTGGACCGCTTCGTATGGGTCGCGGGCCTCGCCGAACCCTACGCCCCCTCCTACTTCTCCGCGGGCGCCACCGGCTTCACCTCGGGACTCGTGAACGTCGCCCCGGCCGTTTCGCTGACCATGAGGGAAGCGCTTCGAACGGGCGACTATCCGGCCGCCATGAAGGTCTGGGAACAGATCCGCCGCTTCGAGGAACTGCGCGCCGCCCACGGCTCCGCCCACAACGTCACCGTCGTCAAGGAGGCCCTCGCCGCGCTCGGCCTGTGCCGCGGGGAGGTCCGTCCGCCGAGCGGACAGCTGCCCGAGGACGAGCGTGCCGAGGTCGCCGCCATCGTCGCCGGATGGTCCCTGTGA